gattcaatacaatttcaatagttacaatgacattgtttacttccaCACATTGGTttgacaaatggttcctttgagGTACATAGTTAGAGTGGAAGCATATCATAATTGATAAGACACCCCTGAAGGTTCAAACACCTTTGCTGGGAAACACTTGTTTACAATGGTGCAAAATCAGTACGATGGCGGCGCACTCGGTCGCAGTGGTCTCTCTGGGTCCAGACAAAGTTGTAATTGTTCATCACTGCTGGATATTAGAAtgtcaagtactgcaggtctaccccaccaATGAGTTGATCGATGGCAGTAGAGCTGGACTTGTGGCGTACTGCATTGCCGTCTGCTACGCCTCACCAGAGGTGATGTGCGGTCCAAAATATAGTGcaaatgattgtcttggacatttttcttgagattgcaagatcctgttggacattggtaatgtagaatactgcaggtCCAATTTGCTAGTTCATTGGTGAGGCTGACAGTAGGGGAGCTGCGTGATCTCAGGTGTTGCGGAACAGGGACTTATGCAGCCTTCCAGCAGTTAAGACGTCagaggcagtgtgggagagatcaGAGCCATAGCAGATGCACTGGAGTCCCTGCTAGGTTGGGGTCCAGCCCCTCCTGTTAGTGCTGCTCCCTAGCGTTCGCTCAGTGCaaaacaagctggattgtgttcatCTGTGGCTGCACTGGCGCATGGTGAGGACAGCTGCATGCATTTTcctgcagaaacgtggctccaggacaacttcccatgcaccatcaatctgcagGCCGTACCACTCAGGAACTTGGCTAAattattttttgtgactgtatgtttttctgctatcataattatgtgccttgtgctgtgtgtggttTTTGGTACCGTATTTTGCATCGTACCCCTGGAGGAATGcagtttcgtttggctgtattcatgtgtatggttcaatgataattaaacctgaacttgaaattACTTAAAACCATCATTGCCTGGATTGATGCAGACCAATTAACACAACCCAATTGGCTTaatatttggctaatacagatgCAAATGACTCACAATCATCATTTTGCAAATCTATAGTTTTTACATCTTTCCATGATCTGCCTGAATATCTATTCCTTTGTGTCCTGCTGGCTATTGGAATGTGTGAAGCATAAGCTCATTTTAGTAattatacctttcttattcctgagttctacccatatgGCTTTGCTGGATGACCCTTCCAAAAGGAAGCAGGTCATCTATACCTATCAATTAGTCTTGATATTTCTCCTTTATAATTTTGTTTCCTTTATCATTTATGCTGACCATAGTAACTTTTTGTTTCATATCtattattaaatattattaaatGCTATTTTTTCACTGTCTTATTTTTTACAATTCTCATTTTTCTACTTTCAATTCTAACCTTTTAATCTTTGCATTTTAATATCTATATCTATTTAATTTAGACATTTCATACCCACCTAATTACATCAGTTCAtaatgagtaatttcaagttaatagagtcatagagaaacagGCCGTTTGGTCCATTCTGAAACCATTTagattgcctactcccatcgacctgcaccgggatctaaacttctcttgaacgtgaaatgggggagatgcgtttgacagcagagttgatgaGCAAAGGAGGGCATCTCCTTCGTCCGGGAATGaaatgcctcatcctgagagcagatgcggcggagacggaggaattgtgagaaggggatggcattcttgcaagagacaggatgagaagaatctcccccatttcacgcacatctgctctcagttcATCCTCCCggcaccccactaggaatagggtttcccttgtcctcacctaccactccaccagcctccgggtccaacatataattctccgtaacatcCGCCACCTCTAACggtatcccaccactaagcacatctttccctccctccctctcccgctttccgcagggatcgttccctacgcgactcccttgtccattcgtccccccatccctcgccactgatctccctcctggcacttatccttgtaagcggaacaagtgctacacatgcccttacacttcctcccttaccaccattcagggccccaaacagtccttccaagtgaggcgacactgcacctgtgagtcggctggggtgatatactgcgtccgtgctcctgatgtggccttttatatattgacgagacccgacgcagactgggagatcgttttgctgaacacctacgctctgtccgccagagaaagcaggatctcccagtggccacacattttaattccacatcccattcccattctgacatgtctatccacggcctcctctactgtaaagatgaagccacactcaggttggaggaacaacaccttatattccgtctgggtagcctccaacctgatggcatgaacatcgacttctcaaacttccgttaatgctccacctccccctcgtaccccatccgttatttatttatatacacacattctttgtctctctctcctttttctccctctgtccctctctctataccccttcccatcctctgagcttcccccctcccccttttcgcCGATAACCAGCAGCATTCTgtgcagtacacacaaaatgctagaggaaccaggcagcatgtatagatgggccgaaacgtcgactgtacttttttcccatggatactgtctggcttgctgagttcctccagcattttggattttTAGcacctgcatattttctcttgttagtgattGAATTTAGTGCAGATTTCTGACAGGAGGCGGAACATTTATTTGGGTTCAGTGTTTGCCGGAAGTTCCGGAGAGTAACTCCGGTCAGTCTGAGACACGCTTTGGAAGGTGCGGTGGGGTGTGCGGGGATCCAGGAGGGAATAGAGCTCTCGTTGACAGGGGCGGCGGGGAGCGCAATATAGGGAAGGGCGGCGTAAGGTACGCACTAGCTGGAGCGGCGGCGGGCACAGCCGATGTGAAATGGAGAGTAACATGGTGGTAGCGACCTCTACTTCAGTCCCCGCCGCCGGTAGCTTCTTTGCGGGTGGCCCGGCCGCTTCCTGACCCGCACCCACCTTTACTTTTGTCTTTTCTAATCTATTTTAAACCGTCTCTTACTTAATCCTATCTACATTCTATAGTTAAGACACCACTTTACTTCATCCTTTAAGTTCCGTCCTTTTACACGGTCTCTGCTGATACTGAGACCGAAGGGTGATACTGGATGCAAAGTATGCCTGATCAGCAAAGACCTCCAATTTAAATAAATCATTTTGTGTTCTCAATTGTGAGGAGGTGATAAAGGACTTTGATGagtgcaaggcagtggatgttatctaggTGGGCTTCTTTTTTAAGCCATTTGTTAAGGTCCCTGGTGATAGATTGATTCAGAGAATAAAGATGCAGGGACGGGATCCAGGGTGTATTgcaagtttggattcagaactgaatGCTTATAGAAGTCAGAATAGGGGTGGAAGGTTGTTATTCTAGGTGTAGTTCtgtccagtggtgttctgcaagggtcagtGGGACCTCTCTTGTTTGTGGTACATATCAATGATGTAGATGAAGATGTTGATGGATACAACTTGAGTTGTTCTCTCTAGAGCGTCAGAGGGTGAGGGAAGACACGATAGAAATCtttaaaattctgagatgcatagatgggtgaaagagaatattttccccagggtagaaatgttaaaTAGGAAAGGACATGTTTTTAAGGTTAGAGTGGGGACGTTTAAAGGTGACATAAGATCAAGTCCTTCACAAAGAGAGGTAGTGTCCGGAATGTGTTACCTGGGGTAGTCTTGGAAGCAGGCAATTTAGTGGTattcaagagacttttagataaacatgaatatgaagggaatgggaGGATATGACGTATACAGGAGGAGGGCATGTCATATATATTGGTatgaagatcagcacaacatgcacagtagcatagtggttggtacaatgctttacagtacaggtgacctgggttcaattcccgccactgcctgtacggagtttgtatgttctccctgtgaccacttgggtttcttctgggtgctttggttccccctcctgcagtccaaagacgtaccattgttaggttaattggtcattgtaaaataattgtcccgtgatgaggtTTGGATTAGATTGGAGGATTGCTAggcggcatggcttgaagggccggaaaggcatactctgtgctgtatctcaattaaaagAAATATCATACCCTGCCCAGTGTTTACTGTTCTACATAAATTATGCACAGAGGGAATAGTAATTATGAGGTGGATCTTTTGCTTGAAAGTCAAAGGGAATTGTGTGAGCAGATGCAATCAGCCTGGTATGGTGAACGTCATGCTAACAGCTTGATCATCATTATTGTCAGTGTTAGGTTGACATTGTATGCAAATTGTAGTATGTAGGGCTAAGGCTAGCAATGATACTGCATCTAATTGTAAGGTGAGAGTCTTGAGGGCTAATGACTGATTGTAGGTATGAGTGATGGGGTGCTGCAGCTTGAACATTTCGAGATAATAGAGCTGCTGAAATTTGAAGGAGCATGATACCTGTGTGATCTTCTGAACGTGTTGGACTATTCCTTTTGTTTAGGCTCCTGCACTGGAATCTACAGAAGCTTTCTATCTGTCTTCTGTTTAGATGAAGGCCACCTCTGTCACTTACCATATCCTCCGTCAAGCTCTCCAGTGTTGTGCTCGGAAGCAGTAGTGCTTATTCTTTCTTGTTCTCCTGTCCTTCACTGCTTCCCACACCAAGCAAAAACTGTGGATGtttaaaatctgaaatcaaaGCAGAAAATTCTGGGAATGCTCAGCGTCTAAGGACAAAGActcagttgatgcttcaggccagTGAACTTTTTACAAAGATGGCTCATCAAGCTGAAGTGCCAacactgcttctctttccacatacttcctgatctattgagtattcccagcattttctggtttctaTTGATTTCTCTACCAGTTATTTGTGATTGCTCCTACTGCAGTTAACAATCTAGGCTAGTTTTTGGGTATGGTAACAATTTCAAATTTGGAGCCTTTGGTGATACATCAGCCAGTTATAGTTAGCCTCGGCTATATAGTTACATTTTTCTGCCAAATGAATAATATGAAGTTTTGTGTGCTGTCTATAATTAAGTTAGTTGGCTTATGTTAATCATGCATTATGATTCCTGTATGTGAGGTACATCTAAATAATGTCCAATGAATATGGTATTATCTGCATTAAAATGATAGATCATGTCATTCCACATCACTGGCTCTTCAGTTAGTGTCTTGATCTCTGTATGCCCTTTGTTATTAAGGAAATTTTGTTATTGTATTAATTTAGGATTCCTTAAGGCAGTCTTAGCTGGGTGAGGTAGTGGGGATGAGCTGCCACTCCCTGTTAAATGCTCcaaatggtgtgtgtctcaaatagcccctgacaaccaagtaCAGCTCTTGGCCTTTgtgtgtagcttagctactaagcttggCAGAACCATTCCTACTGAGAGGAAAAAGGGCAAAGATGGGatgctggcaccttaaaaccagtcacttcgggcagatgggtcttgtcagtcatggttggtagctcatctaggagaagaaaaactccagTCTCACACCTCCActgtcttgtggctatacccactcatggagaaggctttggtgTAAATCCTGAGGGGAGAAAGCTGGAAGTGGAGTCTCTAAGTCTAATGTTGAACTCACTGCTGTCTGGCAACCCCTGCAATACTGCTGGTGCCGAACTCTGTTggtctctgttgttcctttggatttaacagctatgtggagaggggaagcctgctgcatAGGTAACAGCTTACTGTCCCAGCTTGTGTGTCACGTGGACTGCTAGGGTGTAATATCCATGATCAACCCTGACCAACGCAGGGCCTCGTATTAATGAAACCTGTTTGTACCTCTATTGTCAGATCTGCACTCAAACACACAAACATGTCTTATTTTATCACGTAGTAGCTGCATTAGCATTTATCATTTGCAACCTTTTTTGATTTAAATTAGCATCAATTAGAGCCAAGAATACTAAAATCAATAATATTTTGACAAGATGACCTTTCAACTTAAAATGATGGCTAACATTTTTCTTCTTTCGTGCAGAAATGTTGAAGGCGGCTTgtagaaaaccaaaaaaagatgATCCCGACAATTGCAAAAGAATCAAATTGGATTCAGATACTACCAACCCTGTACTCAACTTCCAGAGTCCTGACAGTTTATTTGAAAGTCTGATCTCTCCCATTAGTAGTGCAGAGTTCTTCAGGGAATATTGGGAGCAAAAGCCACTGTTAATTCAGAGGAATGATCCATCAGTAACTGCTTACTACCAGTTATTATTTAAGTTTGATGATTTAAGGGAACTCTGCATCAATGATGTGTTCTACGGTCGAGATATTAATTTCTGTCGCTGTATAAATGGTAAAAAGAAGGTTTTAAATAAAGATGGGAAAGTCAACTATACACAATTAAAGAAAAACTTTGAACAAAAGAAAGCTACAATACAATTTCACCAGCCACAGAGATATAAGGTACTGTTTGAAAGataatttttttgttgtttgataCAACTTACTGTTGCTTTTAATGCAAAGAATAAATTTTTTTGTTCCAAAGGATGAACTATGGAGGATCCAAGAAATATTGGAATGTTTCTTCGGCTCATTAGTTGGGTCTAATGTTTACATCACACCGCCAGATTCTCAGGGTCTTCCACCTCATTATGATGATGTTGAGGTATGACTAACAGCTGTTTTGCTGCTCTGGTTTCATTATTTTGAATAAATAAAACGTTTTGTTTGAAGAATTATCTGCTTTATATCGTTCTAAACAAAAATGATTAGGACGTCTGTATTCCTATATTCTTGCAAATAGTGATTTATGGTTAGGTGATATTATTTTCTTACATAGATAATCATTCTGGTGAGCCATTTGTTTAATCCTACATATATTTTGTCTGTGAATTTGTGTTTGAGTGAATGCACAGGCATTCATTATACTTAGTTTACATTTTGTCTTTTCCAGAGTTTAATATTGTTGTGAACAGAGCAAAAAAGTCTGTTAAAGTAAAGTGGAAGATTTTTTAATAGCCTTTTATTAAGGGTAGTATGTTTTACTAAGGTAGTCTGAGCATTACAGAAATGTTGATATTTAAATTTCTTTCACTTTTTTTGTGCGTGTGGGTAGGTCTTTATTCTGCAGCTGGAAGGAGAGAAGCACTGGCGTCTTTACAAACCCACTAACCCTTTAGCTCGTGAATATAGCGTAGAAGCTGAAGACCGGATTGGAAGTCCAACTCATGAGTTTATTTTAAAGGTAAAGAATTACCATCATCAGAATATGTTCAATTAGATTTGACAATTTTCTATTTGTTGTGATTTTGTACATCTTTGATGTGACAGGTGACAATGGAATACAAAGGATTTTGGGGACTAAATTAATATGCCTGCTATCTTGGAGATTATTTCTGTTAGAATCCTGGGAACCATTGGGAATAGGAGGTGTATCAGCTTTAACCCAGTTAGTTTGACAATGCTGTTTCTCAGTTGATGGTAACAGTATTTGATTCATCTTTGGCATTATTCAGTATTAACAGGATGGTAGTATTAATGGCAGACCATTTTGTTTCCCAAAATAAGCCCTGAGCTTTGCAATAGCAATAGATTAGAGGTGGTCAGGGGAAATaactcaaggatattttcaaaccCTCCTTGGTAAAAGTATGACAACTCCACACTCTCTAGCTACTTCTTGGCCCATGATTGCTCAGGATTGAAAAGCAGCATTCAAGATTGTACTGAGTATCTTGAGTCCCTTTTGGAAGCATGCTGAAGCCTACTGTAAATGGCAGGAAAGGCTCACTACCTCCTGAACTACCCACCTTCCTCCTGTTCCACATATGGAAATGCCTTCAAGTTGCAAATTGGCTTCATTGTCCACTTCAGAACCCATTGAACTGGACACCTTGCAGAAGCAAGACATCCTCAACCCTGAAGCATTGCCTCATATAAagattttgaatttttagttctgCATCTTGCTAATGTGGAATTTAAACTCAAGGCCTAGGCATTGCTGTTTAAGTTTtcctgtgatcacaagaccctgtcaGACATTGGTAGTGTGGAATGCTGCAGGTCCACTTCGTTGGTGaatggcaggggagctgcatggcctcagttgtagtgaggacGAGGCCTCAACCCGAGGTACTGCCTGTATGCAGCTGCCCAGGGGAAGGCTTCGGAATCGGGTGCTCCACCTGAGTGTCGGAGATGGTGTGGTGCGGATTCCATGCTGGAGTGAGTGCTGACCCCTagtgttcgctcagcagaagacactGAGCAACGGCAGATTACTGTATCAttcatgggtttttttttgtgtgactgagtTTTACTGTTACATGTGCTGCTCTCTTATATATGCTATATGTTCCttgtgctatgtgtgactgttggtactgtgtgttgTACCTTGGCCTTGGAGTAATGATATTTCATTTGCCTGTATTCATGcgtatttatgtatggttgagtgacaattaaacttgcaGTACACGCCTAAAATGTGTTTACATATTTTGTTCTTGTAAAGCACAAGAAAGTGCATGGAACTGTGGTAATTACTGAAACTGTTTACTACTTttgaacgtcataggaagtcattcctgcctgtggccatcaaactttacaactcctcccttggagggtcagacaccctgagccaataggttggtcctgcacttatttcctggcataatttacatattactatttaattatttatggtgcaactgtaacgaaaaccaatttccctcgggatcaataaagtatgactatgactataatcacTTTAACTCAGTTTTTGGAGAAAAAATAATGCTGTTTTATGAATTTAGGAGAAATACTCTCACAATATACAGTATGTGACTATTAATAGCGACATACTGAAAAGTCCTTTTTCATATCACCCTGTGCCACCAGgtcaaattttattttattttatttagcaaagcagtgcagaggaggtcctTCGggtccttcaagccatgccgcccGAGCAGCcccaacaaacctgattaaccctgacttaatcgtgggacaattttcATTGACTAACTAACCCACCCAGtatgtcttcagactgtgggaggaagccagaggacccagagaaaatgcACGCAGTCCACACGGTGGATGTACAGAGACTTCTTtggactccaaactccagaatcaTGCCAACTGTTACGCTACCATGGCGACATTTAAGTTTTATCCGTGGCGTCTTAagttttgtgttttttaaatttaagTTTTATTAATAGTTAAAGTGAATTTTAAAATCAATGATCAAGAAAATAATTGTATAATACAACAGTCAAGTGCCAACCTTGACATTCAGAACTTATTCAGTGGTTTTGGAATTGGCTGCATTTTTCATGTTCCTGTACTTTGTGACAGGATAATCAATTAGTTTTAATTACAACTTGTGATAGTTTACTAAACAGTAAGTATTACAGATTGTTATAACAGTTGCAATGGATGTGAAAAGGAAATTGCATGTAAATTTGATCTAATAAAGGTGTCCTTTTGCTTTCTATTCTAGCCAGGTGATTTGTTATATTTTCCCAGAGGAACGATCCACCAGGCAGATACCCCAGCTGGAGGTTCATATTCTACCCACATTACTATAAGTACTTACCAAAACAAGTAAGTGCATgttatacaacaggaattctgcagatgctggaaattcaagcaacacacataaaagttgctggtgaacgcagcaggccagacagcatctctaggaagaggtgcagtcgacgtttcaggccgagacccttcgtcctgacatcgactgcacctcttcctagagatgctgcctggcctgctgcgttcaccagcaacttttatgtgtgttaagtgCATGTTATTTTGGCTTAAACTTTGTATATGAGGTTATCagtttttttatttctttgtgtTTAAGTACAAAAGGTGGAAGCAAGAAATGAGATCATagctgttcaaagtacatttattatcgaagtatgcatatattatacaaacttgagattcatctcctaacaaaGCAaaagcagccacgaaacaaagacgCCCAAAAAAACCTATAATTTTTTCCCCACCCATTATGGGTGATCTGTATTTGTATTTTCCCTCAGTCTTGGGTACTGCACCAGAAGCCTAGGAGCTAGAGGGTTTGGCGCAGTATCCTTGCTTTTCCTAGTAGTGCACTCTTCTGGAACGAGATCTCAGATATCgttcctgggatttgttggagccactccaccagtccaggtgtcacagctccaagcgCTGCTGTCACCACCGGGagtactctggctttaaccttctacatcctttctatctgctctttcaagccctggtatttcaccagcttctttcttcctgatgttactgtcattaaggattgccacatctattactattgctttcttctgctccttgtccagtattgctatgtttggttggttggccagtacctgctgCTCATCTCTGTCATTCTCCACAACCTTCTcaggtgtttcccatttggacttgggagtgcCCAATCCATACTAAACGCAAATGTTTCTGTatacaattcctgcaacttggttgtgctgttcagtgtatgctgtccctgcctACATCTTGTACTCTGCTACTGTGAGCTGAATGGTTTCAGCAGGTTCTTTGCACAGTTTccatcttgggtcttgtctggtgtgatagacccctGCTTCTACTGATCTCATGCTCAGCACTTGTTCTTGTGCAGTCAAGAGCAGCACCTTTGTGTTCAGaggtttcaaaagtacatttaatgtcagagaaatgtatacaatatacatcctgaaatgcttttccttcgcaaacatccatgaaaacagaggagtgcccccaaagaatgaataacaattaaatgttagaaccccaaagacccctaccagctctccctcccacacttaagcggcagcaagcaacgatcccccctcctcccaccagcaaaaaaaagcatcagcactggCCACCGatcactcaagtgtgagcaaagcaatagcaaagacacagacttgcagtacttcaaagactacttgttcacccagtattcgacactccctctctccccctaagaaagagatgtctctgcttcacagcgagaggagagaaataacaaacaactcactggtttaccaTGTTGAAAgtccgttgcgtcgctttttccgagctctgtgcccaaagatttcgcgtctctgggcacacagccttagatcttccatctccctcgATACACTGATCTGCCTGGACACTGACCTTCGATCCATCCGTCTCCAGAGCTATGAGATCTCAGCCTTCAGagacttcaaaagaaccctgaaaggggaaaaatagagatactgaagatggaaatagagctgtttccaaagatgcaagcaaaggagttgccgttaggcacCGATAATCCTTCTAAGCTCCCTCAGCCCTGtcatttccagccattggtaggactttcatatgtcagctacctctgatatctggcgatggtacatcctgtgcagtggcttgtcctgccatggcctctggtcctctggctctgcttcacccacaTCTATCCCCTTatcccctgcctgctgtctgagaTATTCTCCTACCAGGTCCTTCTTCAGGGGCCATTttcctgacatactcatggatgtttcacatttcttccaggactgGACTTGGCACTTCCAAGTTCCCATCCTCCTTTATTCCTGTGGGTGTACAGTCACTTGCTGTTGGATTTTGGGTGGAATCTTCCATGTATTGTTAGTAGTTTCTGGGTCTTGATATCAGCGGCTTTCAGTTTGTTCCTTGGCCCGGGCAGTATTGCGGCTGGGTATCTGATGACTGGTAGGGCGCATGTGTTGATGGTTCTGACCTAATTCTTCCAATTCAGTGGGCTTTTTAGGATCTGTCTCACTTTGTGTCCTTCCTTGTGCCCTCATCGTGGCTAGAatatcaagagcaaggatgtgatgctgaggctttataaggcattggtcagactgcacttggagtattgtgggcagttttgggccccttatctaagcaaAGATATACAGGGATTGGAGAGGATCCATA
This genomic stretch from Mobula hypostoma chromosome 6, sMobHyp1.1, whole genome shotgun sequence harbors:
- the riox2 gene encoding ribosomal oxygenase 2, producing MLKAACRKPKKDDPDNCKRIKLDSDTTNPVLNFQSPDSLFESLISPISSAEFFREYWEQKPLLIQRNDPSVTAYYQLLFKFDDLRELCINDVFYGRDINFCRCINGKKKVLNKDGKVNYTQLKKNFEQKKATIQFHQPQRYKDELWRIQEILECFFGSLVGSNVYITPPDSQGLPPHYDDVEVFILQLEGEKHWRLYKPTNPLAREYSVEAEDRIGSPTHEFILKPGDLLYFPRGTIHQADTPAGGSYSTHITISTYQNNSWGDYLLDVIPWLVYDSMKENLELSRGLPRQYLMQMNSGANPVKKLSGFLRGLADQIENGKETRSSEMRKDFILNRLPPYASKTLGCLTQVGKLPKLNDQIRLRFKDHAMILLEHDQERMDESREMMVYVYHSLKNSRESHMMGAENKEEECFQAHGLKFPSSHLEALKQLWFDDAVFVRDLKVDSNEAKENLALCLWTENLIEVQ